One segment of Rosa chinensis cultivar Old Blush chromosome 6, RchiOBHm-V2, whole genome shotgun sequence DNA contains the following:
- the LOC112174498 gene encoding protein ROH1, which produces MDGAKALDLDTFQTHVADCFQHLSSPSQDLLSLSWLRDLLDGFLRIHHQFKLLLLSTPKSNVSSRPAVDRLLSDYFERSVKALDVCNAIRDGIEQMRQWQKLLEIVLCALDRDRTLGEGQFRRAKKALIDLAIAMLDDKDSSNNNTLAHRNRSFGRSNAPAKDYRSMGHFRSLSWSVSRSWSAARQLQAIGNNLCAPRPNEVVATNGLASAVFTINSVLLFVMWALVAAIPCQDRGLQVHFTIPRTFGWAAPLLSLHERIMEESKRRDRRNACALLKEIHQIEKCSRVISELADSVQFPLSEEKEGEVRQRVQELSQLCEGIKEGLDPLERQVREVFHGIVRSRTEGMDSLGKTNE; this is translated from the coding sequence ATGGACGGCGCCAAAGCTCTCGACCTCGACACCTTCCAGACCCACGTCGCCGATTGCTTCCAACACCTCTCCTCCCCCTCCCAAGACCTCCTCTCCCTCTCCTGGCTCCGCGACCTCCTCGACGGCTTCCTCCGCATTCACCACCAGTTcaagctcctcctcctctccacCCCAAAATCCAACGTCAGCAGCAGGCCCGCCGTCGACCGCCTCCTCTCCGATTACTTCGAGCGCAGCGTCAAGGCCCTCGACGTCTGCAATGCGATTCGCGACGGGATTGAGCAGATGAGGCAGTGGCAGAAGCTCTTGGAGATTGTGCTCTGCGCTCTCGACCGGGACCGGACTCTCGGCGAAGGCCAGTTCCGGCGAGCCAAGAAGGCCCTGATAGATTTGGCTATTGCAATGCTAGACGACAAGGACAGCTCCAACAACAACACCCTCGCCCACCGCAACCGGTCCTTTGGCCGGAGCAACGCCCCGGCCAAAGACTACCGGTCAATGGGCCACTTCCGATCTCTGTCGTGGAGCGTCTCGCGGTCGTGGTCGGCGGCGAGGCAGCTGCAGGCGATTGGGAACAACCTCTGCGCGCCGAGGCCCAATGAAGTCGTGGCGACCAATGGGCTGGCGTCGGCTGTGTTCACCATCAATTCTGTTCTACTGTTCGTAATGTGGGCGCTGGTGGCGGCGATTCCGTGCCAGGACCGCGGCCTCCAGGTCCACTTCACGATTCCGAGGACCTTCGGGTGGGCGGCGCCGCTGCTTTCGCTGCACGAGAGGATAATGGAGGAGTCGAAGCGGCGGGACCGGAGGAACGCCTGTGCGCTCTTGAAGGAGATTCATCAGATCGAGAAATGTTCCCGGGTCATAAGCGAATTGGCTGATTCGGTTCAGTTTCCGTTGAGTGAGGAGAAAGAAGGGGAGGTCAGGCAGAGAGTTCAGGAGCTTTCGCAGCTCTGCGAGGGGATAAAGGAGGGCTTGGACCCTCTGGAAAGACAGGTCAGGGAGGTCTTCCATGGAATTGTGCGGAGCAGAACAGAGGGGATGGACTCTTTGGGAAAGACCAATGAATAA